In one window of Balaenoptera musculus isolate JJ_BM4_2016_0621 chromosome 10, mBalMus1.pri.v3, whole genome shotgun sequence DNA:
- the PCBP2 gene encoding poly(rC)-binding protein 2 isoform X25: MDTGVIEGGLNVTLTIRLLMHGKEVGSIIGKKGESVKKMREESGARINISEGNCPERIITLAGPTNAIFKAFAMIIDKLEEDISSSMTNSTAASRPPVTLRLVVPASQCGSLIGKGGCKIKEIRESTGAQVQVAGDMLPNSTERAITIAGIPQSIIECVKQICVVMLETLSQSPPKGVTIPYRPKPSSSPVIFAGGQAYTIQGQYAIPQPDLTKLHQLAMQQSHFPMTHGNTGFSAGLDASAQTTSHELTIPNDLIGCIIGRQGAKINEIRQMSGAQIKIANPVEGSTDRQVTITGSAASISLAQYLINVRLSSETGGMGSS; encoded by the exons ATGGACACCGGTGTGATTGAAGGTGGATTAAATGTCACTCTCACCATCCGGCTACTTATGCATGGAAAG GAAGTTGGCAGTATCATCGGAAAG AAAGGAGAATCAGTTAAGAAGATGCGTGAGGAG AGTGGTGCACGTATCAACATCTCAGAAGGGAATTGTCCTGAGAGGATTATCACTTTGGCTGGACCCACTAATGCCATCTTCAAAGCCTTTGCTATGATCATTGATAAACTGGAAGAG GACATCAGCAGCTCTATGACCAATAGCACAGCTGCCAGTAGACCCCCAGTCACCCTGAGGCTGGTGGTCCCTGCTAGTCAGTGTGGCTCTCTCATTGGGAAAGGTGGTTGCAAGATCAAGGAAATACGTGAG AGTACAGGGGCTCAGGTCCAGGTGGCAGGGGATATGCTCCCCAACTCAACTGAGCGGGCCATCACTATTGCTGGCATTCCGCAGTCCATCATTGAGTGTGTGAAACAGATCTGCGTGGTCATGTTGGAG actCTCTCCCAGTCCCCCCCGAAGGGCGTGACCATCCCGTACCGGCCCAAGCCGTCCAGTTCTCCAGTCATCTTTGCAGGTGGTCAG GCCTATACCATTCAAGGACAGTATGCCATTCCACAGCCAGAT TTGACCAAGCTGCACCAGTTGGCAATGCAACAGTCTCATTTTCCCATGACGCATGGCAACACCGGATTCAGTG CAGGTTTGGATGCATCTGCTCAGACTACTTCTCATGAACTCACCATTCCAAACGAT TTGATTGGCTGCATAATCGGGCGTCAAGGCGCCAAAATCAATGAGATCCGTCAGATGTCTGGGGCGCAGATCAAAATTGCGAACCCAGTGGAAGGATCTACTGATAGGCAGGTTACCATCACTGGATCTGCTGCCAGCATTAGCCTGGCTCAATATCTAATCAATGTCAG gCTTTCCTCGGAGACGGGTGGCATGGGGAGCAGCTAG
- the PCBP2 gene encoding poly(rC)-binding protein 2 isoform X20, whose translation MDTGVIEGGLNVTLTIRLLMHGKEVGSIIGKKGESVKKMREESGARINISEGNCPERIITLAGPTNAIFKAFAMIIDKLEEDISSSMTNSTAASRPPVTLRLVVPASQCGSLIGKGGCKIKEIRESTGAQVQVAGDMLPNSTERAITIAGIPQSIIECVKQICVVMLETLSQSPPKGVTIPYRPKPSSSPVIFAGGQDRYSTGSDSASFPHTTPSMCLNPDLEGPPLEAYTIQGQYAIPQPDLTKLHQLAMQQSHFPMTHGNTGFSAGLDASAQTTSHELTIPNDLIGCIIGRQGAKINEIRQMSGAQIKIANPVEGSTDRQVTITGSAASISLAQYLINVRLSSETGGMGSS comes from the exons ATGGACACCGGTGTGATTGAAGGTGGATTAAATGTCACTCTCACCATCCGGCTACTTATGCATGGAAAG GAAGTTGGCAGTATCATCGGAAAG AAAGGAGAATCAGTTAAGAAGATGCGTGAGGAG AGTGGTGCACGTATCAACATCTCAGAAGGGAATTGTCCTGAGAGGATTATCACTTTGGCTGGACCCACTAATGCCATCTTCAAAGCCTTTGCTATGATCATTGATAAACTGGAAGAG GACATCAGCAGCTCTATGACCAATAGCACAGCTGCCAGTAGACCCCCAGTCACCCTGAGGCTGGTGGTCCCTGCTAGTCAGTGTGGCTCTCTCATTGGGAAAGGTGGTTGCAAGATCAAGGAAATACGTGAG AGTACAGGGGCTCAGGTCCAGGTGGCAGGGGATATGCTCCCCAACTCAACTGAGCGGGCCATCACTATTGCTGGCATTCCGCAGTCCATCATTGAGTGTGTGAAACAGATCTGCGTGGTCATGTTGGAG actCTCTCCCAGTCCCCCCCGAAGGGCGTGACCATCCCGTACCGGCCCAAGCCGTCCAGTTCTCCAGTCATCTTTGCAGGTGGTCAG GACAGGTACAGCACAGGCAGCGACAGTGCGAGCTTTCCCCACACCACCCCGTCCATGTGCCTCAACCCTGACCTGGAGGGACCACCTCTAGAG GCCTATACCATTCAAGGACAGTATGCCATTCCACAGCCAGAT TTGACCAAGCTGCACCAGTTGGCAATGCAACAGTCTCATTTTCCCATGACGCATGGCAACACCGGATTCAGTG CAGGTTTGGATGCATCTGCTCAGACTACTTCTCATGAACTCACCATTCCAAACGAT TTGATTGGCTGCATAATCGGGCGTCAAGGCGCCAAAATCAATGAGATCCGTCAGATGTCTGGGGCGCAGATCAAAATTGCGAACCCAGTGGAAGGATCTACTGATAGGCAGGTTACCATCACTGGATCTGCTGCCAGCATTAGCCTGGCTCAATATCTAATCAATGTCAG gCTTTCCTCGGAGACGGGTGGCATGGGGAGCAGCTAG
- the PCBP2 gene encoding poly(rC)-binding protein 2 isoform X16 produces MDTGVIEGGLNVTLTIRLLMHGKEVGSIIGKKGESVKKMREESGARINISEGNCPERIITLAGPTNAIFKAFAMIIDKLEEDISSSMTNSTAASRPPVTLRLVVPASQCGSLIGKGGCKIKEIRESTGAQVQVAGDMLPNSTERAITIAGIPQSIIECVKQICVVMLETLSQSPPKGVTIPYRPKPSSSPVIFAGGQDRYSTGSDSASFPHTTPSMCLNPDLEGPPLEAYTIQGQYAIPQPDLTKLHQLAMQQSHFPMTHGNTGFSGIESSSPEVKGYWAGLDASAQTTSHELTIPNDLIGCIIGRQGAKINEIRQMSGAQIKIANPVEGSTDRQVTITGSAASISLAQYLINVRLSSETGGMGSS; encoded by the exons ATGGACACCGGTGTGATTGAAGGTGGATTAAATGTCACTCTCACCATCCGGCTACTTATGCATGGAAAG GAAGTTGGCAGTATCATCGGAAAG AAAGGAGAATCAGTTAAGAAGATGCGTGAGGAG AGTGGTGCACGTATCAACATCTCAGAAGGGAATTGTCCTGAGAGGATTATCACTTTGGCTGGACCCACTAATGCCATCTTCAAAGCCTTTGCTATGATCATTGATAAACTGGAAGAG GACATCAGCAGCTCTATGACCAATAGCACAGCTGCCAGTAGACCCCCAGTCACCCTGAGGCTGGTGGTCCCTGCTAGTCAGTGTGGCTCTCTCATTGGGAAAGGTGGTTGCAAGATCAAGGAAATACGTGAG AGTACAGGGGCTCAGGTCCAGGTGGCAGGGGATATGCTCCCCAACTCAACTGAGCGGGCCATCACTATTGCTGGCATTCCGCAGTCCATCATTGAGTGTGTGAAACAGATCTGCGTGGTCATGTTGGAG actCTCTCCCAGTCCCCCCCGAAGGGCGTGACCATCCCGTACCGGCCCAAGCCGTCCAGTTCTCCAGTCATCTTTGCAGGTGGTCAG GACAGGTACAGCACAGGCAGCGACAGTGCGAGCTTTCCCCACACCACCCCGTCCATGTGCCTCAACCCTGACCTGGAGGGACCACCTCTAGAG GCCTATACCATTCAAGGACAGTATGCCATTCCACAGCCAGAT TTGACCAAGCTGCACCAGTTGGCAATGCAACAGTCTCATTTTCCCATGACGCATGGCAACACCGGATTCAGTG GCATTGAATCCAGCTCTCCAGAGGTGAAAGGCTATTGGg CAGGTTTGGATGCATCTGCTCAGACTACTTCTCATGAACTCACCATTCCAAACGAT TTGATTGGCTGCATAATCGGGCGTCAAGGCGCCAAAATCAATGAGATCCGTCAGATGTCTGGGGCGCAGATCAAAATTGCGAACCCAGTGGAAGGATCTACTGATAGGCAGGTTACCATCACTGGATCTGCTGCCAGCATTAGCCTGGCTCAATATCTAATCAATGTCAG gCTTTCCTCGGAGACGGGTGGCATGGGGAGCAGCTAG
- the PCBP2 gene encoding poly(rC)-binding protein 2 isoform X13, translated as MDTGVIEGGLNVTLTIRLLMHGKEVGSIIGKKGESVKKMREESGARINISEGNCPERIITLAGPTNAIFKAFAMIIDKLEEDISSSMTNSTAASRPPVTLRLVVPASQCGSLIGKGGCKIKEIRESTGAQVQVAGDMLPNSTERAITIAGIPQSIIECVKQICVVMLETLSQSPPKGVTIPYRPKPSSSPVIFAGGQAYTIQGQYAIPQPDLTKLHQLAMQQSHFPMTHGNTGFSGLDASAQTTSHELTIPNDLIGCIIGRQGAKINEIRQMSGAQIKIANPVEGSTDRQVTITGSAASISLAQYLINVSLENAKPSSQAASVTIPDHLSINLSQPSTPSSSSSSSTTTPSLATAGTSDAPSSLPNPLPTAPCVSSLLGMKPIPLLALNVVSAAKGAGASATTTTTSAVPCVTNKLKSEKQRFSPY; from the exons ATGGACACCGGTGTGATTGAAGGTGGATTAAATGTCACTCTCACCATCCGGCTACTTATGCATGGAAAG GAAGTTGGCAGTATCATCGGAAAG AAAGGAGAATCAGTTAAGAAGATGCGTGAGGAG AGTGGTGCACGTATCAACATCTCAGAAGGGAATTGTCCTGAGAGGATTATCACTTTGGCTGGACCCACTAATGCCATCTTCAAAGCCTTTGCTATGATCATTGATAAACTGGAAGAG GACATCAGCAGCTCTATGACCAATAGCACAGCTGCCAGTAGACCCCCAGTCACCCTGAGGCTGGTGGTCCCTGCTAGTCAGTGTGGCTCTCTCATTGGGAAAGGTGGTTGCAAGATCAAGGAAATACGTGAG AGTACAGGGGCTCAGGTCCAGGTGGCAGGGGATATGCTCCCCAACTCAACTGAGCGGGCCATCACTATTGCTGGCATTCCGCAGTCCATCATTGAGTGTGTGAAACAGATCTGCGTGGTCATGTTGGAG actCTCTCCCAGTCCCCCCCGAAGGGCGTGACCATCCCGTACCGGCCCAAGCCGTCCAGTTCTCCAGTCATCTTTGCAGGTGGTCAG GCCTATACCATTCAAGGACAGTATGCCATTCCACAGCCAGAT TTGACCAAGCTGCACCAGTTGGCAATGCAACAGTCTCATTTTCCCATGACGCATGGCAACACCGGATTCAGTG GTTTGGATGCATCTGCTCAGACTACTTCTCATGAACTCACCATTCCAAACGAT TTGATTGGCTGCATAATCGGGCGTCAAGGCGCCAAAATCAATGAGATCCGTCAGATGTCTGGGGCGCAGATCAAAATTGCGAACCCAGTGGAAGGATCTACTGATAGGCAGGTTACCATCACTGGATCTGCTGCCAGCATTAGCCTGGCTCAATATCTAATCAATGTCAG TTTAGAAAACGCTAAACCCTCCTCCCAGGCAGCCTCCGTCACGATCCCTGATCACCTCAGCATCAACCTCTCTCAACCCTCcaccccttcttcttcttcttcctcctccaccaccaccccctcgcTCGCCACAGCGGGGACCTCCGACGCACCCTCCAGCCTCCCCAACCCTCTTCCGACCGCCCCTTGTGTCTCCAGTCTGCTTGGCATGAAACCCATCCCTCTCCTGGCTCTAAATGTTGTGTCTGCTGCTAAGGGTGCCGGGGCTTCagctaccaccaccaccacctctgccGTGCCATGTGTAACTAACAAACTGAAAAGCGAGAAACAGAGATTCTCTCCCTACTGA
- the PCBP2 gene encoding poly(rC)-binding protein 2 isoform X23: protein MDTGVIEGGLNVTLTIRLLMHGKEVGSIIGKKGESVKKMREESGARINISEGNCPERIITLAGPTNAIFKAFAMIIDKLEEDISSSMTNSTAASRPPVTLRLVVPASQCGSLIGKGGCKIKEIRESTGAQVQVAGDMLPNSTERAITIAGIPQSIIECVKQICVVMLESPPKGVTIPYRPKPSSSPVIFAGGQAYTIQGQYAIPQPDLTKLHQLAMQQSHFPMTHGNTGFSGIESSSPEVKGYWAGLDASAQTTSHELTIPNDLIGCIIGRQGAKINEIRQMSGAQIKIANPVEGSTDRQVTITGSAASISLAQYLINVRLSSETGGMGSS from the exons ATGGACACCGGTGTGATTGAAGGTGGATTAAATGTCACTCTCACCATCCGGCTACTTATGCATGGAAAG GAAGTTGGCAGTATCATCGGAAAG AAAGGAGAATCAGTTAAGAAGATGCGTGAGGAG AGTGGTGCACGTATCAACATCTCAGAAGGGAATTGTCCTGAGAGGATTATCACTTTGGCTGGACCCACTAATGCCATCTTCAAAGCCTTTGCTATGATCATTGATAAACTGGAAGAG GACATCAGCAGCTCTATGACCAATAGCACAGCTGCCAGTAGACCCCCAGTCACCCTGAGGCTGGTGGTCCCTGCTAGTCAGTGTGGCTCTCTCATTGGGAAAGGTGGTTGCAAGATCAAGGAAATACGTGAG AGTACAGGGGCTCAGGTCCAGGTGGCAGGGGATATGCTCCCCAACTCAACTGAGCGGGCCATCACTATTGCTGGCATTCCGCAGTCCATCATTGAGTGTGTGAAACAGATCTGCGTGGTCATGTTGGAG TCCCCCCCGAAGGGCGTGACCATCCCGTACCGGCCCAAGCCGTCCAGTTCTCCAGTCATCTTTGCAGGTGGTCAG GCCTATACCATTCAAGGACAGTATGCCATTCCACAGCCAGAT TTGACCAAGCTGCACCAGTTGGCAATGCAACAGTCTCATTTTCCCATGACGCATGGCAACACCGGATTCAGTG GCATTGAATCCAGCTCTCCAGAGGTGAAAGGCTATTGGg CAGGTTTGGATGCATCTGCTCAGACTACTTCTCATGAACTCACCATTCCAAACGAT TTGATTGGCTGCATAATCGGGCGTCAAGGCGCCAAAATCAATGAGATCCGTCAGATGTCTGGGGCGCAGATCAAAATTGCGAACCCAGTGGAAGGATCTACTGATAGGCAGGTTACCATCACTGGATCTGCTGCCAGCATTAGCCTGGCTCAATATCTAATCAATGTCAG gCTTTCCTCGGAGACGGGTGGCATGGGGAGCAGCTAG
- the PCBP2 gene encoding poly(rC)-binding protein 2 isoform X26, whose product MDTGVIEGGLNVTLTIRLLMHGKEVGSIIGKKGESVKKMREESGARINISEGNCPERIITLAGPTNAIFKAFAMIIDKLEEDISSSMTNSTAASRPPVTLRLVVPASQCGSLIGKGGCKIKEIRESTGAQVQVAGDMLPNSTERAITIAGIPQSIIECVKQICVVMLETLSQSPPKGVTIPYRPKPSSSPVIFAGGQAYTIQGQYAIPQPDLTKLHQLAMQQSHFPMTHGNTGFSGLDASAQTTSHELTIPNDLIGCIIGRQGAKINEIRQMSGAQIKIANPVEGSTDRQVTITGSAASISLAQYLINVRLSSETGGMGSS is encoded by the exons ATGGACACCGGTGTGATTGAAGGTGGATTAAATGTCACTCTCACCATCCGGCTACTTATGCATGGAAAG GAAGTTGGCAGTATCATCGGAAAG AAAGGAGAATCAGTTAAGAAGATGCGTGAGGAG AGTGGTGCACGTATCAACATCTCAGAAGGGAATTGTCCTGAGAGGATTATCACTTTGGCTGGACCCACTAATGCCATCTTCAAAGCCTTTGCTATGATCATTGATAAACTGGAAGAG GACATCAGCAGCTCTATGACCAATAGCACAGCTGCCAGTAGACCCCCAGTCACCCTGAGGCTGGTGGTCCCTGCTAGTCAGTGTGGCTCTCTCATTGGGAAAGGTGGTTGCAAGATCAAGGAAATACGTGAG AGTACAGGGGCTCAGGTCCAGGTGGCAGGGGATATGCTCCCCAACTCAACTGAGCGGGCCATCACTATTGCTGGCATTCCGCAGTCCATCATTGAGTGTGTGAAACAGATCTGCGTGGTCATGTTGGAG actCTCTCCCAGTCCCCCCCGAAGGGCGTGACCATCCCGTACCGGCCCAAGCCGTCCAGTTCTCCAGTCATCTTTGCAGGTGGTCAG GCCTATACCATTCAAGGACAGTATGCCATTCCACAGCCAGAT TTGACCAAGCTGCACCAGTTGGCAATGCAACAGTCTCATTTTCCCATGACGCATGGCAACACCGGATTCAGTG GTTTGGATGCATCTGCTCAGACTACTTCTCATGAACTCACCATTCCAAACGAT TTGATTGGCTGCATAATCGGGCGTCAAGGCGCCAAAATCAATGAGATCCGTCAGATGTCTGGGGCGCAGATCAAAATTGCGAACCCAGTGGAAGGATCTACTGATAGGCAGGTTACCATCACTGGATCTGCTGCCAGCATTAGCCTGGCTCAATATCTAATCAATGTCAG gCTTTCCTCGGAGACGGGTGGCATGGGGAGCAGCTAG
- the PCBP2 gene encoding poly(rC)-binding protein 2 isoform X17 has product MDTGVIEGGLNVTLTIRLLMHGKEVGSIIGKKGESVKKMREESGARINISEGNCPERIITLAGPTNAIFKAFAMIIDKLEEDISSSMTNSTAASRPPVTLRLVVPASQCGSLIGKGGCKIKEIRESTGAQVQVAGDMLPNSTERAITIAGIPQSIIECVKQICVVMLETLSQSPPKGVTIPYRPKPSSSPVIFAGGQDRYSTGSDSASFPHTTPSMCLNPDLEGPPLEAYTIQGQYAIPQPDLTKLHQLAMQQSHFPMTHGNTGFSGIESSSPEVKGYWGLDASAQTTSHELTIPNDLIGCIIGRQGAKINEIRQMSGAQIKIANPVEGSTDRQVTITGSAASISLAQYLINVRLSSETGGMGSS; this is encoded by the exons ATGGACACCGGTGTGATTGAAGGTGGATTAAATGTCACTCTCACCATCCGGCTACTTATGCATGGAAAG GAAGTTGGCAGTATCATCGGAAAG AAAGGAGAATCAGTTAAGAAGATGCGTGAGGAG AGTGGTGCACGTATCAACATCTCAGAAGGGAATTGTCCTGAGAGGATTATCACTTTGGCTGGACCCACTAATGCCATCTTCAAAGCCTTTGCTATGATCATTGATAAACTGGAAGAG GACATCAGCAGCTCTATGACCAATAGCACAGCTGCCAGTAGACCCCCAGTCACCCTGAGGCTGGTGGTCCCTGCTAGTCAGTGTGGCTCTCTCATTGGGAAAGGTGGTTGCAAGATCAAGGAAATACGTGAG AGTACAGGGGCTCAGGTCCAGGTGGCAGGGGATATGCTCCCCAACTCAACTGAGCGGGCCATCACTATTGCTGGCATTCCGCAGTCCATCATTGAGTGTGTGAAACAGATCTGCGTGGTCATGTTGGAG actCTCTCCCAGTCCCCCCCGAAGGGCGTGACCATCCCGTACCGGCCCAAGCCGTCCAGTTCTCCAGTCATCTTTGCAGGTGGTCAG GACAGGTACAGCACAGGCAGCGACAGTGCGAGCTTTCCCCACACCACCCCGTCCATGTGCCTCAACCCTGACCTGGAGGGACCACCTCTAGAG GCCTATACCATTCAAGGACAGTATGCCATTCCACAGCCAGAT TTGACCAAGCTGCACCAGTTGGCAATGCAACAGTCTCATTTTCCCATGACGCATGGCAACACCGGATTCAGTG GCATTGAATCCAGCTCTCCAGAGGTGAAAGGCTATTGGg GTTTGGATGCATCTGCTCAGACTACTTCTCATGAACTCACCATTCCAAACGAT TTGATTGGCTGCATAATCGGGCGTCAAGGCGCCAAAATCAATGAGATCCGTCAGATGTCTGGGGCGCAGATCAAAATTGCGAACCCAGTGGAAGGATCTACTGATAGGCAGGTTACCATCACTGGATCTGCTGCCAGCATTAGCCTGGCTCAATATCTAATCAATGTCAG gCTTTCCTCGGAGACGGGTGGCATGGGGAGCAGCTAG
- the PCBP2 gene encoding poly(rC)-binding protein 2 isoform X27, which produces MDTGVIEGGLNVTLTIRLLMHGKEVGSIIGKKGESVKKMREESGARINISEGNCPERIITLAGPTNAIFKAFAMIIDKLEEDISSSMTNSTAASRPPVTLRLVVPASQCGSLIGKGGCKIKEIRESTGAQVQVAGDMLPNSTERAITIAGIPQSIIECVKQICVVMLESPPKGVTIPYRPKPSSSPVIFAGGQAYTIQGQYAIPQPDLTKLHQLAMQQSHFPMTHGNTGFSAGLDASAQTTSHELTIPNDLIGCIIGRQGAKINEIRQMSGAQIKIANPVEGSTDRQVTITGSAASISLAQYLINVRLSSETGGMGSS; this is translated from the exons ATGGACACCGGTGTGATTGAAGGTGGATTAAATGTCACTCTCACCATCCGGCTACTTATGCATGGAAAG GAAGTTGGCAGTATCATCGGAAAG AAAGGAGAATCAGTTAAGAAGATGCGTGAGGAG AGTGGTGCACGTATCAACATCTCAGAAGGGAATTGTCCTGAGAGGATTATCACTTTGGCTGGACCCACTAATGCCATCTTCAAAGCCTTTGCTATGATCATTGATAAACTGGAAGAG GACATCAGCAGCTCTATGACCAATAGCACAGCTGCCAGTAGACCCCCAGTCACCCTGAGGCTGGTGGTCCCTGCTAGTCAGTGTGGCTCTCTCATTGGGAAAGGTGGTTGCAAGATCAAGGAAATACGTGAG AGTACAGGGGCTCAGGTCCAGGTGGCAGGGGATATGCTCCCCAACTCAACTGAGCGGGCCATCACTATTGCTGGCATTCCGCAGTCCATCATTGAGTGTGTGAAACAGATCTGCGTGGTCATGTTGGAG TCCCCCCCGAAGGGCGTGACCATCCCGTACCGGCCCAAGCCGTCCAGTTCTCCAGTCATCTTTGCAGGTGGTCAG GCCTATACCATTCAAGGACAGTATGCCATTCCACAGCCAGAT TTGACCAAGCTGCACCAGTTGGCAATGCAACAGTCTCATTTTCCCATGACGCATGGCAACACCGGATTCAGTG CAGGTTTGGATGCATCTGCTCAGACTACTTCTCATGAACTCACCATTCCAAACGAT TTGATTGGCTGCATAATCGGGCGTCAAGGCGCCAAAATCAATGAGATCCGTCAGATGTCTGGGGCGCAGATCAAAATTGCGAACCCAGTGGAAGGATCTACTGATAGGCAGGTTACCATCACTGGATCTGCTGCCAGCATTAGCCTGGCTCAATATCTAATCAATGTCAG gCTTTCCTCGGAGACGGGTGGCATGGGGAGCAGCTAG
- the PCBP2 gene encoding poly(rC)-binding protein 2 isoform X19 — MDTGVIEGGLNVTLTIRLLMHGKEVGSIIGKKGESVKKMREESGARINISEGNCPERIITLAGPTNAIFKAFAMIIDKLEEDISSSMTNSTAASRPPVTLRLVVPASQCGSLIGKGGCKIKEIRESTGAQVQVAGDMLPNSTERAITIAGIPQSIIECVKQICVVMLESPPKGVTIPYRPKPSSSPVIFAGGQDRYSTGSDSASFPHTTPSMCLNPDLEGPPLEAYTIQGQYAIPQPDLTKLHQLAMQQSHFPMTHGNTGFSGIESSSPEVKGYWGLDASAQTTSHELTIPNDLIGCIIGRQGAKINEIRQMSGAQIKIANPVEGSTDRQVTITGSAASISLAQYLINVRLSSETGGMGSS, encoded by the exons ATGGACACCGGTGTGATTGAAGGTGGATTAAATGTCACTCTCACCATCCGGCTACTTATGCATGGAAAG GAAGTTGGCAGTATCATCGGAAAG AAAGGAGAATCAGTTAAGAAGATGCGTGAGGAG AGTGGTGCACGTATCAACATCTCAGAAGGGAATTGTCCTGAGAGGATTATCACTTTGGCTGGACCCACTAATGCCATCTTCAAAGCCTTTGCTATGATCATTGATAAACTGGAAGAG GACATCAGCAGCTCTATGACCAATAGCACAGCTGCCAGTAGACCCCCAGTCACCCTGAGGCTGGTGGTCCCTGCTAGTCAGTGTGGCTCTCTCATTGGGAAAGGTGGTTGCAAGATCAAGGAAATACGTGAG AGTACAGGGGCTCAGGTCCAGGTGGCAGGGGATATGCTCCCCAACTCAACTGAGCGGGCCATCACTATTGCTGGCATTCCGCAGTCCATCATTGAGTGTGTGAAACAGATCTGCGTGGTCATGTTGGAG TCCCCCCCGAAGGGCGTGACCATCCCGTACCGGCCCAAGCCGTCCAGTTCTCCAGTCATCTTTGCAGGTGGTCAG GACAGGTACAGCACAGGCAGCGACAGTGCGAGCTTTCCCCACACCACCCCGTCCATGTGCCTCAACCCTGACCTGGAGGGACCACCTCTAGAG GCCTATACCATTCAAGGACAGTATGCCATTCCACAGCCAGAT TTGACCAAGCTGCACCAGTTGGCAATGCAACAGTCTCATTTTCCCATGACGCATGGCAACACCGGATTCAGTG GCATTGAATCCAGCTCTCCAGAGGTGAAAGGCTATTGGg GTTTGGATGCATCTGCTCAGACTACTTCTCATGAACTCACCATTCCAAACGAT TTGATTGGCTGCATAATCGGGCGTCAAGGCGCCAAAATCAATGAGATCCGTCAGATGTCTGGGGCGCAGATCAAAATTGCGAACCCAGTGGAAGGATCTACTGATAGGCAGGTTACCATCACTGGATCTGCTGCCAGCATTAGCCTGGCTCAATATCTAATCAATGTCAG gCTTTCCTCGGAGACGGGTGGCATGGGGAGCAGCTAG
- the PCBP2 gene encoding poly(rC)-binding protein 2 isoform X21, giving the protein MDTGVIEGGLNVTLTIRLLMHGKEVGSIIGKKGESVKKMREESGARINISEGNCPERIITLAGPTNAIFKAFAMIIDKLEEDISSSMTNSTAASRPPVTLRLVVPASQCGSLIGKGGCKIKEIRESTGAQVQVAGDMLPNSTERAITIAGIPQSIIECVKQICVVMLESPPKGVTIPYRPKPSSSPVIFAGGQDRYSTGSDSASFPHTTPSMCLNPDLEGPPLEAYTIQGQYAIPQPDLTKLHQLAMQQSHFPMTHGNTGFSAGLDASAQTTSHELTIPNDLIGCIIGRQGAKINEIRQMSGAQIKIANPVEGSTDRQVTITGSAASISLAQYLINVRLSSETGGMGSS; this is encoded by the exons ATGGACACCGGTGTGATTGAAGGTGGATTAAATGTCACTCTCACCATCCGGCTACTTATGCATGGAAAG GAAGTTGGCAGTATCATCGGAAAG AAAGGAGAATCAGTTAAGAAGATGCGTGAGGAG AGTGGTGCACGTATCAACATCTCAGAAGGGAATTGTCCTGAGAGGATTATCACTTTGGCTGGACCCACTAATGCCATCTTCAAAGCCTTTGCTATGATCATTGATAAACTGGAAGAG GACATCAGCAGCTCTATGACCAATAGCACAGCTGCCAGTAGACCCCCAGTCACCCTGAGGCTGGTGGTCCCTGCTAGTCAGTGTGGCTCTCTCATTGGGAAAGGTGGTTGCAAGATCAAGGAAATACGTGAG AGTACAGGGGCTCAGGTCCAGGTGGCAGGGGATATGCTCCCCAACTCAACTGAGCGGGCCATCACTATTGCTGGCATTCCGCAGTCCATCATTGAGTGTGTGAAACAGATCTGCGTGGTCATGTTGGAG TCCCCCCCGAAGGGCGTGACCATCCCGTACCGGCCCAAGCCGTCCAGTTCTCCAGTCATCTTTGCAGGTGGTCAG GACAGGTACAGCACAGGCAGCGACAGTGCGAGCTTTCCCCACACCACCCCGTCCATGTGCCTCAACCCTGACCTGGAGGGACCACCTCTAGAG GCCTATACCATTCAAGGACAGTATGCCATTCCACAGCCAGAT TTGACCAAGCTGCACCAGTTGGCAATGCAACAGTCTCATTTTCCCATGACGCATGGCAACACCGGATTCAGTG CAGGTTTGGATGCATCTGCTCAGACTACTTCTCATGAACTCACCATTCCAAACGAT TTGATTGGCTGCATAATCGGGCGTCAAGGCGCCAAAATCAATGAGATCCGTCAGATGTCTGGGGCGCAGATCAAAATTGCGAACCCAGTGGAAGGATCTACTGATAGGCAGGTTACCATCACTGGATCTGCTGCCAGCATTAGCCTGGCTCAATATCTAATCAATGTCAG gCTTTCCTCGGAGACGGGTGGCATGGGGAGCAGCTAG